One genomic segment of Deltaproteobacteria bacterium HGW-Deltaproteobacteria-18 includes these proteins:
- a CDS encoding ADP-heptose--LPS heptosyltransferase produces the protein MNSCDSDMRCKSSLKYLVIQLARFGDLLQTKRLLRSLQGEGEAHLLVDDSLKSLARIVYPGVQVHGIAAHGVHGPDILARVHEDLGGIMDLDFHRIYNLNFSGPSFALAGMFPCSSVRGYRSHRGQRLIDSWPGQIMRWTRVRALTGLNLVDVWGLYAEQPVLPELLNPDAVPRGGGIGVVMAGQNARRSLPAGMLAPLVQAAAGRVGHGPIHLLGSGGERRAAKELTALLPASLRSEVRDLVGRTGWQELHDTVGGLDLLVSPDTGTMHLAAHLGVPVLAFFLSSAWCHETGPYGRGHLVLQATRECAPCLETTPCPHDVACRRVFGDPSVLRHVSGHTFRELAPGCAVMSSGFDELGLTFAAVAGTDPGAERRKAFRAMAAAYAGVPMPEGGEFLPEENWILERDWMLPQTLRGRAHD, from the coding sequence ATGAATTCCTGCGATTCCGACATGCGTTGCAAATCCTCCCTCAAATATCTGGTCATCCAGCTGGCCCGGTTCGGCGACCTGCTCCAGACCAAGCGTCTGCTGCGCTCCCTGCAGGGCGAAGGCGAGGCGCACCTGTTGGTGGACGATTCGCTTAAGTCCCTGGCCCGGATCGTCTATCCGGGGGTCCAGGTGCACGGCATTGCCGCCCACGGGGTTCACGGCCCGGATATTCTGGCGCGGGTGCACGAGGATCTGGGCGGTATCATGGACCTCGATTTCCACCGCATCTACAACCTCAATTTTTCCGGGCCGAGTTTCGCCCTGGCCGGGATGTTTCCGTGTTCCTCGGTCCGGGGCTACCGTTCTCATCGGGGGCAGCGGCTGATCGATTCCTGGCCCGGGCAGATCATGCGCTGGACCAGAGTCCGCGCCCTGACCGGCCTCAACCTGGTCGACGTGTGGGGGCTTTATGCCGAGCAGCCGGTTCTGCCCGAGCTGCTCAATCCCGATGCGGTCCCGCGCGGCGGCGGCATTGGGGTGGTCATGGCCGGGCAGAACGCCCGCAGGTCCCTGCCTGCCGGGATGCTGGCTCCGCTTGTCCAGGCCGCGGCCGGGCGCGTGGGTCACGGCCCCATCCATTTGCTCGGCTCCGGCGGGGAGCGGCGGGCCGCCAAGGAACTCACGGCCCTGCTGCCCGCTTCGCTCCGGAGCGAGGTCCGCGACCTGGTCGGCCGCACCGGCTGGCAAGAGCTTCATGACACCGTGGGCGGGCTCGATCTGCTCGTCAGCCCGGATACCGGAACCATGCATCTGGCTGCCCATCTGGGCGTGCCGGTGCTGGCTTTTTTTCTTTCTTCAGCCTGGTGTCACGAGACCGGGCCCTATGGCCGGGGGCACCTGGTCCTGCAGGCCACAAGAGAGTGCGCGCCCTGTCTGGAAACCACGCCCTGCCCGCATGACGTTGCCTGTCGCCGGGTTTTCGGCGACCCGTCCGTGCTGCGCCATGTCAGCGGCCACACGTTCCGGGAGCTTGCGCCGGGGTGCGCGGTCATGAGCAGCGGCTTCGACGAGCTGGGCCTGACCTTTGCCGCCGTCGCCGGTACGGACCCCGGAGCAGAGCGGCGAAAGGCCTTCAGGGCGATGGCCGCCGCCTATGCCGGCGTGCCCATGCCGGAGGGAGGGGAATTTCTGCCGGAGGAAAACTGGATTCTGGAGCGCGACTGGATGCTGCCCCAAACACTGCGAGGAAGGGCCCATGACTGA
- a CDS encoding siroheme synthase, whose product MRYYPLLLDLTGMHCLVIGAGEVGRRKIEGLLQCAPALVTAIDPAPPSPELTELLARQDNFSYEQRPFAETDLARARLVFACTSDRAVNAAIGRICMERGILCNMTDAPGHGSFVLPASITRGDLTISISTSGASPALARVIRRDLEKRYGPEYETMTRLLADIRTALLALGRSSDENREIFRRLAASALPDLIKNTDRHACLELLRNVLPTDLHTRIGEWCDDCFPTF is encoded by the coding sequence ATGCGTTATTATCCTCTGCTTTTGGATCTGACAGGCATGCATTGCCTGGTCATCGGCGCGGGCGAAGTCGGCCGGCGCAAGATCGAGGGACTGCTGCAATGCGCCCCGGCGCTGGTCACCGCCATCGACCCCGCGCCGCCAAGCCCGGAACTGACCGAGCTTCTTGCAAGGCAGGACAACTTCTCGTATGAACAGCGGCCCTTCGCCGAAACGGACCTGGCCCGGGCGCGGCTGGTTTTTGCCTGCACCAGCGACCGCGCCGTGAACGCCGCAATCGGCCGGATCTGCATGGAGCGAGGCATACTGTGCAACATGACCGATGCCCCCGGGCATGGCAGTTTCGTGCTCCCGGCCAGCATCACCCGCGGCGATCTGACCATCTCCATTTCCACCAGCGGAGCCAGCCCGGCCCTGGCACGGGTCATCCGCCGGGATCTGGAGAAACGATACGGGCCGGAATACGAGACCATGACCCGTCTTCTGGCTGACATCAGGACCGCGCTGCTGGCCCTGGGTCGAAGCAGCGACGAGAACAGGGAGATCTTCCGCCGGCTGGCCGCCTCCGCCCTGCCGGACCTGATCAAGAACACCGATCGGCACGCCTGCCTGGAACTGCTCCGGAACGTGCTTCCCACTGACCTGCATACAAGAATCGGAGAATGGTGTGATGACTGCTTCCCGACTTTTTGA
- a CDS encoding cytochrome C assembly protein: protein MTASRLFELIIALLYLSGSVSYPLGLVLRRAFLKRIAAWTSALAFGLHTVDLGLRFMELGAANLQHGQFYMSLMAWFFVLIFFVLWWRLKHDFLSMITAPLALVLFSSSLAVRTQVLAVPEHFSVLWFSLHVGTIFVSLALIAMAFGAGVAYLHLERLIKTKAKLPGFSKELPSLETFDRANHWAVSIGFPLYTISLLAGFLWASFTWKKVISWDPKELISIVIWVLFALLFHQRMALGWRGRKPARTAIILFILCLVSLVGVNFLLPSHHSFRQ, encoded by the coding sequence ATGACTGCTTCCCGACTTTTTGAACTGATCATAGCACTGCTCTACCTGTCCGGGTCGGTTTCATACCCCCTGGGCCTGGTCCTGCGCCGCGCGTTCCTCAAACGCATCGCGGCCTGGACATCCGCGCTGGCCTTTGGCCTGCATACCGTGGACCTGGGCCTGCGTTTTATGGAGCTCGGGGCCGCCAATCTGCAGCACGGCCAGTTCTACATGAGCCTCATGGCCTGGTTTTTCGTACTCATCTTTTTTGTCCTGTGGTGGCGTCTCAAGCACGACTTTCTGTCCATGATCACCGCGCCGCTGGCGCTGGTCCTCTTTTCCTCTTCCCTGGCAGTGCGCACCCAGGTCCTGGCCGTGCCCGAGCATTTCAGCGTGCTGTGGTTCAGCCTGCATGTCGGCACCATCTTCGTCTCGCTCGCGCTCATCGCCATGGCCTTCGGCGCCGGGGTGGCCTATCTGCACCTGGAAAGACTGATCAAGACCAAGGCCAAGCTGCCCGGGTTCTCCAAGGAACTGCCCTCCCTGGAGACCTTCGACAGAGCCAATCACTGGGCGGTGAGCATCGGGTTTCCGCTTTACACCATTAGCTTGCTTGCCGGATTTCTGTGGGCATCCTTCACCTGGAAGAAAGTCATCAGCTGGGACCCAAAGGAGCTGATCTCCATCGTCATCTGGGTTCTTTTCGCCCTGCTCTTCCATCAACGCATGGCCCTGGGCTGGAGAGGCCGCAAACCGGCACGGACGGCAATAATCCTTTTCATTCTTTGTCTTGTCTCCCTGGTCGGGGTCAACTTTCTGTTGCCCTCACACCATAGCTTCAGACAGTAA
- a CDS encoding glutamyl-tRNA reductase produces the protein MNQEIYLVGLNHKTAGVDIRERFALTDCDPAATGLVSEAGAVNEAMILSTCNRVEFLVVGAEVADMRARILRFWADQCGQPASDLEGHTYCHVGDDAVSHLFTVASSLDSMILGEPQILGQLKTAYRNAVEKGAARVIVNRLLHKAFSVAKRVRTETAIASSAVSISYAAVELARKIFTDLTNHRALLIGAGEMAELAATHLLSSGVRDITVVNRTLAKGEELARQFKGRAMPFEELHQALLETDIVISSTGSPTAIIRAKDMKEVLRKRRHKPIFFIDIAVPRDIDPDINGLDNVYLYDIDDLKEVVEENLAGRQQEAQKARTIVAEEVGAFMRWRDGLALQPTIVALLDQGECIARKELRKSIKQLGPNPDPQMVAILERLAKSLCHKIYHEPISYLKRRSLEEGSAQRFIHNARRMFNLDEEAIPEDAHLDRKVPTGSK, from the coding sequence ATGAATCAGGAAATCTATCTCGTTGGTTTGAATCACAAGACCGCCGGTGTCGACATCAGGGAACGCTTTGCGCTGACCGATTGCGACCCTGCCGCCACCGGTCTGGTCAGCGAAGCCGGGGCCGTGAACGAAGCCATGATCCTCTCGACCTGCAACCGCGTCGAATTTCTGGTTGTCGGAGCGGAAGTGGCGGACATGCGCGCAAGAATCCTGCGCTTTTGGGCCGACCAGTGCGGACAGCCCGCCAGCGATCTGGAAGGCCACACCTACTGTCATGTCGGAGACGATGCCGTAAGCCACCTCTTCACCGTGGCCTCAAGCCTCGATTCCATGATCCTGGGCGAACCCCAGATTCTGGGTCAGCTCAAGACGGCTTACCGCAACGCCGTGGAAAAAGGTGCGGCCAGGGTCATCGTCAACCGTCTGCTGCACAAGGCTTTTTCCGTGGCCAAAAGGGTCCGCACCGAGACGGCCATCGCCTCCAGTGCGGTATCAATCAGCTATGCGGCCGTGGAACTTGCGCGCAAGATCTTCACCGACCTGACCAACCACCGCGCCCTCTTGATCGGCGCGGGGGAAATGGCCGAACTGGCAGCGACGCACCTTCTTTCCTCCGGCGTGCGCGACATCACCGTGGTCAACCGCACCCTGGCCAAGGGCGAGGAACTGGCCAGGCAGTTCAAGGGCCGCGCCATGCCCTTCGAGGAACTGCATCAGGCGCTCCTTGAAACGGACATCGTCATCAGCTCCACGGGTTCGCCCACGGCCATCATCCGCGCCAAGGACATGAAGGAAGTGCTGCGCAAACGCCGCCACAAACCGATCTTCTTCATCGACATCGCCGTGCCGCGAGACATCGACCCCGACATCAACGGGCTCGACAACGTCTATCTCTACGACATCGACGACCTCAAAGAGGTGGTCGAAGAAAACCTGGCCGGAAGACAGCAGGAAGCGCAGAAGGCCAGAACCATAGTCGCCGAGGAAGTGGGCGCCTTCATGCGCTGGCGCGACGGACTGGCCCTGCAGCCGACCATCGTAGCGCTGCTGGACCAGGGTGAATGCATTGCACGCAAGGAGCTCAGGAAATCCATCAAACAGCTCGGACCCAACCCGGATCCGCAGATGGTCGCCATCCTTGAGCGACTGGCCAAATCCCTGTGTCACAAGATCTACCACGAGCCCATAAGCTACCTCAAACGCCGTTCCCTGGAAGAAGGGTCGGCCCAGCGGTTCATCCACAATGCCCGCCGGATGTTCAATCTGGACGAGGAAGCCATCCCCGAAGACGCCCATCTGGACCGAAAAGTCCCGACCGGCAGCAAATAA
- the tilS gene encoding tRNA lysidine(34) synthetase TilS, translating into MRLQDLPRHMARRCLGIPRFCREVLGVELRGARLVVAYSAGLDSTALLHMLHLLRTPLNLTIVAAHAHHGLRPESDQELEHAQAVCSGLDIPLRTTRLDVPALKAASGRGLEECARQARYAFLDSVRREHQADWIVTAHHGDDLAEDIVMRLLRGTGWPGLGGMPGIDPCRSLLRPLLGLEKSELRAFLEETGTGWCEDMSNTSTDRTRNRIRHDILPLLRRENPSFFRTSMQLWTLARIDEEYWSQQLPDLPAPERDFMLDQTMLEAHQAMRLRLYKAILDSMGPGQALADHLLLLDKAWMRKNCGRTIQFPGDKIASVEPAGIRFHFQKRTP; encoded by the coding sequence ATGAGACTTCAGGACCTCCCTCGACACATGGCCCGGCGTTGCCTCGGCATCCCGCGCTTTTGCCGGGAGGTCCTGGGAGTTGAGCTTCGCGGCGCACGCCTGGTGGTCGCCTACTCCGCAGGCCTTGACTCCACGGCCCTGCTGCACATGCTCCACCTGCTGCGCACGCCGTTGAACCTGACCATCGTCGCCGCCCATGCCCACCACGGCCTCAGGCCCGAATCGGACCAGGAACTGGAGCATGCCCAGGCAGTCTGCTCAGGGCTCGATATTCCCTTGCGCACCACAAGGCTCGACGTACCTGCGCTCAAGGCCGCGTCGGGACGAGGCCTTGAGGAATGCGCCCGTCAGGCGCGCTACGCCTTTCTGGATTCCGTGCGCCGCGAGCATCAAGCGGACTGGATCGTCACCGCCCATCATGGCGACGATCTGGCCGAAGACATCGTCATGCGCCTGCTGCGAGGCACTGGCTGGCCCGGATTGGGCGGCATGCCGGGGATAGATCCGTGTCGAAGCCTGCTGCGGCCACTGCTGGGCTTGGAAAAAAGCGAGTTGCGCGCCTTCTTGGAAGAGACCGGGACAGGCTGGTGCGAAGACATGTCCAATACCTCGACGGATCGCACCCGCAACCGTATCCGACACGATATCCTGCCACTCCTGCGCCGCGAAAATCCCTCGTTTTTCAGGACCTCCATGCAACTCTGGACCCTCGCCCGGATCGATGAGGAATACTGGAGCCAACAATTGCCGGACCTGCCCGCTCCGGAACGGGATTTCATGCTGGATCAGACAATGCTTGAGGCGCATCAGGCCATGCGACTTCGCCTTTACAAGGCCATCCTTGACTCCATGGGGCCAGGGCAGGCGCTGGCGGACCATCTTTTGCTCCTCGACAAGGCCTGGATGCGCAAAAATTGTGGAAGGACCATCCAGTTTCCAGGCGACAAGATCGCCTCGGTGGAACCCGCGGGCATCCGCTTTCATTTCCAGAAACGCACTCCGTAA
- a CDS encoding thioredoxin reductase: MTKPNKNNDWFLPEDQRKALSSYLKDFKEVVPVHLFVKPGQNDAYADFAQNLMKDLVRLTDKVTLSVHSQDEAANSKYAVERFPTLLIAPEKYSIRFTGAPAGEEGQAFLHALMMVSTGKSFLSERSRELLQELQEPRQVKVFVSPTCPYCPGQCVNAIKAAVEKPLLVSVECIETGENPEYAEEYSVGSIPHTVYDDKLSTVGMEAELAFVVQLLTLKAAKDMAEERGVMDAADVSRHDVVIIGSGPAGLTAGIYAKRAGLDAVVLEKGIVGGLVSITPEVENYPGFINIGGKMLMDMIHEQAKQYVDVITGQTVEEIKVARDIEVLTQDRIFLADAVIYAAGATWKKLEVPGEERFMSKGVSFCASCDGFMFKGKKVAVVGGGNTALTDALHLKNLGVDVFIVHRRDSFRAEQHLVDSVLREEIPVRWNSVVEEIGGKEALTFISVKHVKTGETERVSVDGLFLAIGIVPNVQAVSHLGLAQEPGGYIRVDRQGRTSIPRIYAAGDITGGVQQIVTAVSEGATAAMAVFEDLTRRKAELAARK; encoded by the coding sequence ATGACCAAACCCAATAAAAATAACGACTGGTTTCTGCCCGAGGATCAGCGCAAGGCCCTGTCCTCCTATCTGAAAGATTTCAAGGAAGTGGTGCCGGTGCACCTGTTCGTGAAGCCCGGTCAGAACGATGCCTATGCGGACTTTGCGCAAAATCTCATGAAGGATCTCGTTCGCCTCACCGACAAGGTCACTTTAAGCGTGCATTCGCAAGATGAAGCGGCCAACAGCAAATATGCAGTGGAGCGTTTCCCGACGCTGCTCATAGCGCCCGAAAAATATTCCATTCGCTTCACAGGAGCCCCGGCCGGCGAGGAAGGGCAGGCCTTTTTGCATGCCCTGATGATGGTCTCCACGGGCAAGAGCTTCCTGTCCGAGCGCAGCAGGGAACTGCTGCAGGAATTGCAGGAGCCTCGTCAGGTCAAGGTTTTTGTCAGTCCGACCTGCCCTTATTGTCCCGGGCAGTGCGTCAACGCCATCAAGGCGGCCGTCGAGAAACCGCTTTTGGTCAGTGTCGAATGCATCGAGACCGGTGAGAACCCCGAATATGCCGAGGAGTATTCCGTGGGCTCCATTCCGCACACGGTTTACGACGACAAGCTGTCCACCGTGGGCATGGAGGCTGAACTGGCTTTCGTCGTCCAACTCCTCACCCTCAAGGCGGCCAAGGACATGGCGGAGGAAAGGGGTGTCATGGATGCGGCGGACGTGAGCCGGCACGATGTCGTCATCATCGGCTCGGGGCCAGCGGGGCTTACGGCCGGAATCTACGCCAAGCGCGCCGGTCTTGACGCCGTGGTGTTGGAAAAAGGCATTGTCGGCGGGCTGGTCAGCATCACTCCGGAAGTGGAGAACTATCCCGGTTTTATCAACATCGGCGGCAAGATGCTCATGGACATGATTCACGAACAGGCCAAGCAGTACGTGGATGTGATCACAGGCCAGACGGTGGAAGAGATCAAGGTTGCCCGGGATATCGAGGTCTTGACCCAGGACCGGATTTTTCTGGCGGATGCCGTCATCTACGCGGCGGGGGCGACCTGGAAAAAGCTCGAAGTTCCCGGCGAGGAACGTTTCATGAGCAAAGGCGTGTCGTTTTGCGCCTCTTGCGACGGATTCATGTTCAAGGGCAAGAAGGTTGCCGTGGTCGGAGGCGGAAATACTGCCCTGACCGACGCCCTGCACTTGAAGAATCTGGGGGTGGACGTGTTCATCGTGCATCGCCGCGACAGCTTCCGGGCCGAACAGCACCTTGTCGATTCAGTGCTCAGGGAAGAGATTCCCGTGCGTTGGAACAGCGTTGTCGAGGAGATCGGAGGAAAAGAGGCGCTCACGTTCATAAGCGTAAAACATGTAAAAACCGGTGAAACAGAGCGTGTCTCTGTGGACGGGCTTTTTCTGGCCATCGGCATCGTGCCCAACGTACAGGCCGTATCCCATCTGGGCCTGGCCCAGGAGCCGGGCGGCTATATCCGTGTCGACAGGCAGGGGCGGACCAGCATTCCACGCATCTATGCGGCCGGAGACATCACTGGGGGAGTGCAGCAGATCGTCACGGCCGTCAGCGAGGGCGCTACGGCGGCCATGGCGGTTTTCGAGGATCTGACGAGACGCAAGGCGGAACTGGCCGCGCGCAAATGA
- a CDS encoding glycosyltransferase family 1 protein has translation MADRKKALPGAAGVTHLDLGCEYRGGQRQVIYLAAEQHKAGMCVCVAAPKGAPILDAALELGLAIAPLPRRRDYHPLNLAALLGLLPSSPHILHTHDSRAASLGALAHLCRRDLTLIHSRRVSYALGQGWSRWKYRLGALVACVSREVEDVVRRAGVSRTAVIPSAIVLDRYSRRKPGNRGRVGLIGALSPQKGHAQFFQALSLLAHVPEVWVIGDGALKADLARQAESLGLSDRIVWKGHIESVQVLPSLDILIVPSAHGEGSSGVVKEGWASGVPVICSDLPANLELVRDGVNGLVFTNGEPSSLALQIKRLLENPALGEQLASAGNRDVAAYDASLMHAAYLRAYASVLPPRS, from the coding sequence ATGGCGGACAGAAAGAAGGCGTTGCCGGGGGCCGCGGGAGTGACGCATCTGGATCTTGGATGTGAATATCGTGGTGGTCAGCGTCAGGTCATATATCTTGCCGCGGAGCAGCATAAGGCCGGGATGTGTGTGTGCGTGGCCGCGCCCAAGGGCGCGCCCATTCTTGATGCGGCCCTTGAGCTTGGGCTGGCGATTGCGCCGCTGCCCCGCAGGCGTGATTATCATCCCCTGAATCTGGCCGCGCTGCTTGGTTTGCTTCCTTCCTCTCCCCATATCCTTCACACCCACGATTCCCGCGCCGCCTCGCTTGGGGCCTTGGCGCATCTCTGCAGGCGGGACCTGACCCTGATCCATTCCCGGAGGGTATCCTATGCCCTGGGCCAAGGCTGGAGCCGCTGGAAATACCGGCTTGGGGCCTTGGTGGCTTGTGTCAGCCGGGAAGTTGAGGATGTGGTTCGCCGCGCTGGAGTTTCCCGCACCGCGGTCATTCCAAGCGCCATCGTGCTCGACAGGTATTCCCGCAGGAAGCCCGGGAACCGGGGGCGGGTGGGACTCATCGGCGCCCTTTCCCCGCAGAAGGGGCATGCCCAGTTTTTTCAGGCTCTCTCGCTCCTTGCGCATGTGCCTGAGGTCTGGGTGATCGGAGACGGAGCCTTGAAGGCCGACCTTGCGCGTCAGGCCGAAAGTTTGGGCCTTTCAGACCGAATCGTGTGGAAAGGTCATATCGAGAGCGTCCAGGTTCTCCCCAGCCTCGACATATTGATCGTGCCCTCGGCTCATGGCGAGGGGTCAAGCGGGGTCGTCAAGGAGGGATGGGCTTCGGGCGTGCCCGTGATCTGTTCCGATCTTCCCGCCAATCTTGAGTTGGTCCGCGACGGTGTCAACGGGCTTGTCTTCACCAATGGCGAACCGTCATCCCTTGCGCTGCAAATCAAGCGCCTGCTCGAAAATCCCGCCTTGGGCGAACAACTCGCTTCGGCAGGGAACCGGGATGTTGCGGCCTATGATGCATCCTTGATGCACGCTGCGTATCTGCGGGCCTATGCCTCGGTCCTTCCCCCCCGGTCTTGA
- a CDS encoding 4-amino-4-deoxychorismate lyase: MAEIGNEQFFWERLLALPRPGEENFLAFYDHRLGAIFTNPRLMLIPLDDHLVHRGDGVFEALRFEDGAIYQLGEHLLRLERSAGAIGLALPISTAELDDLIRQVCLVSGANEGNVMVFVGRGPGGFTLDTRECPHQSLYIVAKRIVRKLESFWTVGVSAVRTRIPAKQGWMSQIKSVNYLPNVLMKKDAVEQGADYPLCFDGEGFLAEGSTENAVLVDRDGVFVVPELKNALMGTTLKRAMSLAAGFMQVATRPVPESELYDCREIILLGTSIDAVGVVRYNDRVVGDGVPGPVSLRLRELLVADRKAHGQPLRRA; the protein is encoded by the coding sequence ATGGCTGAAATCGGAAATGAGCAGTTCTTTTGGGAACGCTTGCTGGCTCTCCCGCGTCCCGGCGAAGAGAATTTTCTGGCATTCTACGATCATCGGCTGGGGGCGATTTTCACCAATCCGCGCCTCATGCTCATACCTCTTGATGACCACCTCGTGCATCGCGGTGACGGCGTATTCGAGGCGCTGCGTTTTGAGGACGGAGCCATTTATCAACTGGGCGAACATCTGCTGCGTCTGGAACGTTCCGCCGGGGCCATCGGGCTTGCGTTGCCGATCAGCACTGCAGAGCTGGACGACCTGATCCGGCAGGTCTGCCTGGTCAGCGGCGCAAACGAAGGCAACGTCATGGTTTTTGTGGGGCGCGGTCCTGGCGGATTCACCCTGGACACCCGCGAATGCCCGCACCAGAGCCTTTATATCGTGGCCAAGCGCATCGTCCGCAAGCTCGAATCCTTCTGGACCGTCGGGGTCAGTGCCGTGCGCACGCGCATTCCGGCCAAACAGGGCTGGATGTCCCAGATCAAGAGCGTGAACTATCTGCCCAACGTGCTCATGAAAAAGGACGCCGTGGAACAGGGCGCCGACTATCCTCTCTGTTTCGACGGGGAGGGTTTTCTGGCCGAAGGCTCCACGGAGAATGCGGTGCTGGTGGACCGGGACGGGGTTTTCGTCGTGCCTGAACTCAAGAACGCCCTCATGGGCACGACCCTGAAGCGGGCCATGAGCCTGGCCGCGGGATTCATGCAGGTCGCCACACGTCCCGTGCCCGAGTCCGAGCTTTATGACTGCCGCGAGATCATTCTTCTGGGGACGAGCATAGATGCGGTCGGCGTGGTCCGTTACAATGACCGTGTCGTGGGCGACGGTGTTCCCGGTCCGGTCAGTCTGCGTCTGCGTGAACTGCTGGTGGCGGACCGCAAGGCCCATGGTCAGCCGCTGCGGCGGGCGTGA
- a CDS encoding aspartate-semialdehyde dehydrogenase encodes MMKKIPVVAVVGATGAVGREMLDTLVRRNFPHSEVRALASSRSAGTKVEFGTKKLTVQELTEDSFVGVDLALFSAGGSTSEKFAPCAVKAGCVVVDNSSAWRMDPAVPLVVPEVNPDDLAWHKGIIANPNCSTIQMVVALKPLHDAARIKRVVVSTYQAVSGTGQKAIVELESQVRQLFNGQETTNSVYPHRIAFNCLPQIDVFLDNEYTKEEMKMVLETKKIMGDDSIRVTATAVRVPVFYGHSESVNIETEKKLTSKEARAILAQAPGVRVLDNPSEKIYPMPVFAAGEDETFVGRIREDESIENGLNMFIVADNIRKGAALNAVQIAEVLLERGLLRIS; translated from the coding sequence ATGATGAAGAAGATCCCCGTAGTGGCGGTGGTTGGTGCGACTGGCGCCGTTGGCAGAGAGATGCTCGATACTTTGGTTCGCCGGAATTTTCCCCATTCGGAAGTGCGGGCTCTTGCCTCTTCGCGCTCCGCGGGTACCAAGGTTGAATTCGGTACGAAAAAACTGACGGTGCAGGAATTGACCGAAGATTCCTTTGTCGGTGTTGATCTGGCCCTTTTTTCCGCCGGCGGATCCACATCCGAAAAGTTTGCGCCCTGCGCGGTCAAGGCCGGATGCGTCGTAGTCGACAACTCCAGCGCCTGGCGCATGGACCCGGCAGTTCCGCTGGTCGTGCCCGAGGTCAACCCGGACGATCTCGCATGGCACAAGGGCATTATCGCCAACCCCAACTGCTCGACCATCCAGATGGTCGTGGCCTTGAAACCCCTGCATGACGCGGCCCGCATCAAGCGTGTCGTGGTCTCCACCTATCAGGCTGTTTCCGGTACCGGCCAGAAGGCCATCGTCGAACTGGAAAGCCAGGTGCGCCAGCTTTTCAACGGCCAGGAAACCACCAACTCGGTATACCCGCACCGCATCGCCTTCAACTGTCTGCCGCAGATCGATGTCTTCCTGGATAACGAGTACACCAAGGAAGAGATGAAGATGGTCCTTGAGACCAAGAAGATCATGGGCGACGATTCCATCCGTGTCACCGCTACCGCGGTACGCGTGCCGGTCTTCTACGGGCACAGCGAAAGCGTGAACATCGAGACCGAGAAGAAGCTGACCTCCAAGGAGGCCCGCGCCATCCTGGCCCAGGCTCCGGGTGTTCGCGTTCTTGATAACCCGAGTGAGAAGATCTACCCGATGCCCGTTTTTGCAGCAGGAGAGGACGAAACTTTCGTGGGCCGCATCCGTGAAGACGAGAGCATCGAGAATGGGCTGAACATGTTCATCGTGGCCGACAATATTCGCAAGGGCGCGGCCCTGAACGCCGTACAGATCGCTGAGGTGCTTCTGGAACGCGGCCTTTTGCGCATTTCGTAA
- the metF gene encoding methylenetetrahydrofolate reductase [NAD(P)H] translates to MRIAQLLQRQEPFLSLEFFPPKDRAQWPGFFDVVRQLRDLGPLFCSVTYGAGGSTQHNTLEIVARMKQEYGLEPLAHLTCVGADRARLGSFLAGLVQADVKNVLALRGDPPRGESTFTPDSEEFQHGSDLVSFIRQDFSELSIGVAGYPEKHPEAASMDDDLERLRHKVACGADFIITQLFFDNDAYFDFVARARAVGIDVPIIPGILPVQNLGALKRMLTFCGASVPEGFMSDLEHVHKVYGESGVRGLGLGYAKSQIRNLLDRGAPGVHLYTLNKADTCLDIWKDFLRRDGLK, encoded by the coding sequence GTGCGTATTGCTCAGTTGCTCCAGCGGCAGGAACCATTCCTGTCGCTGGAGTTCTTTCCACCCAAGGACCGGGCGCAGTGGCCCGGTTTTTTTGACGTCGTGCGCCAGTTGCGTGACCTTGGCCCTCTGTTTTGCTCCGTGACTTACGGCGCGGGCGGCAGCACCCAGCACAACACGCTTGAGATCGTGGCCCGCATGAAACAGGAATACGGCCTTGAGCCGCTGGCGCACCTGACCTGTGTCGGCGCGGACAGGGCGCGTCTTGGATCCTTTCTGGCCGGACTCGTCCAGGCCGACGTGAAGAACGTCCTCGCCCTGCGCGGCGATCCTCCTCGCGGCGAGAGCACCTTCACTCCGGACAGCGAGGAGTTTCAGCACGGCAGCGATCTTGTCTCCTTCATCCGGCAGGATTTTTCAGAGTTGTCCATCGGCGTGGCCGGGTACCCCGAAAAGCACCCCGAGGCCGCGAGCATGGATGACGACCTCGAGCGCCTGCGGCACAAGGTGGCCTGCGGGGCGGACTTCATCATCACGCAGCTTTTTTTCGACAATGACGCATATTTCGATTTCGTTGCCCGGGCCAGGGCGGTGGGAATCGACGTGCCCATCATTCCGGGCATCCTGCCGGTCCAGAACCTTGGGGCCCTGAAGCGGATGCTCACCTTTTGCGGAGCCTCCGTGCCCGAAGGGTTCATGAGCGATCTGGAACACGTGCACAAGGTCTACGGAGAGAGCGGGGTACGGGGGCTGGGGCTGGGCTACGCCAAGAGCCAGATCCGAAATCTGCTTGACCGGGGAGCCCCTGGAGTGCATCTCTACACCCTTAACAAAGCCGACACCTGTCTTGACATCTGGAAGGATTTTTTGCGCAGGGATGGGCTGAAGTAA